From the genome of Perca flavescens isolate YP-PL-M2 chromosome 1, PFLA_1.0, whole genome shotgun sequence, one region includes:
- the prc1b gene encoding protein regulator of cytokinesis 1b isoform X3, translated as MRRSEVLAAEAVSCLNKALCHLKDIWEEIGIPEDQRLQRTNVVKNHIKSLLDMMINEEESLKKRLITSIQKCKAEMDTLYLELQLNVFEEETGITMLQQEKNIRTQVEALMKEKTRRMQQLKSLLEQDQDLCDILCSMPYGIAPDSVPTPEQLESLSQHIANQNAEKARRHAEFMDLKKQITVYMAELEHIPETSFEKDVVCEDEDHFCLSRDNITSLKLLVCQLEERKAENEAVCEAHREKIQRLWDRLQVPQEEREAFNDHMVSSRKSNLQALQAEVQRLEELKLLNIRHVTDAIRSEIAVFWEKCFFSGDLRQAFAPYFSEDFTEELLSLHDAEIQRLKQHYEHHKALFEGVQQWEDSWRLFLELEKKATDPTRFTNRGGNLLKEEKQRSELHKSLPKLEKKLKAQIDAWESEQDREFFVNGQKFLQYVEEQWELHRIEKEKEKQERHLKKSKQTEEDMLYGTAVRTPTKRRLVTATTPNKSRKFNATSSISSATPNSTSRSVFGGTVCRSPVPRPPLSANKGPAARMPACGGKPPNPRLQGCNKENEAQLKGSPLSARPVQGL; from the exons ATGAGAAGGAG CGAGGTGCTCGCAGCAGAGGCTGTGTCCTGCCTGAATAAGGCGCTGTGCCACCTGAAGGACATCTGGGAGGAAATCGGTATCCCCGAGGACCAGAGACTGCAGAGAACTAATGTTGTCAAGAACCACATTAAG AGCTTACTAGATATGATGATCAATGAAGAGGAATCACTGAAAAAGAGGCTCATAACCAGCATTCAAAAATGCAAGGCAGAAATGGATACCCTCTACCTGGAACTTCAGCTGAACGTGTTTGAG GAGGAGACTGGCATCACCATGCTCCAGCAGGAGAAGAACATCCGCACACAGGTGGAGGCTCTGATGAAGGAGAAGACTCGGCGGATGCAGCAGCTGAAGTCCCTGCTGGAGCAGGACCAGGACCTGTGTGACATCCTGTGCTCCATGCCGTACGGCATCGCTCCAGACTCTGTTCCCACACCGGAGCAGCTGGAGAGCCTCAGCCAGCACATCGCCAACCAGAACGCAGAGAAG GCCCGGCGACATGCTGAGTTCATGGACCTCAAAAAGCAGATCACCGTGTACATGGCGGAGCTGGAGCACATCCCCGAGACCAGCTTCGAGAAGGACGTCGTCTGTGAGGACGAGGACCATTTCTGCCTTTCAAGAGACAATATCACGTCACTCAAACTGCTTGTTTGTCAG CTGGAGGAACGCAAGGCGGAGAACGAGGCGGTGTGTGAGGCTCACCGAGAGAAGATCCAGCGGTTGTGGGACAGACTGCAGGTTCcccaggaagagagggaggccTTCAACGACCACATGGTCTCATCCAGGAAGAGCAACCTGCAAGCG TTACAAGCAGAAGTTCAGCGTCTAGAGGAGCTCAAACTGCTGAACATCCGCCACGTCACCGACGCCATCCGCTCCGAGATCGCCGTGTTTTGGGAGAAATGCTTCTTCAGCGGTGACCTGCGGCAGGCCTTCGCTCCATATTTTAGCG agGATTTTACCGAAGAGCTGTTGAGTCTGCATGATGCGGAGATCCAGCGCTTGAAGCAGCATTACGAGCATCACAAAGCGCTTTTTGAAGGCGTTCAGCAGTGGGAGGACAGCTGGAGACTCTTCCTCGAGCTAGAG AAAAAAGCCACAGATCCGACACGATTCACCAACAGAGGAGGGAATCTTCTGAAAGAGGAGAAACAGAGGTCTGAGCTGCATAAAAGCCTGCCTAAG ctggaaaagaaattaaaagCCCAGATTGACGCGTGGGAGAGTGAACAGGATCGAGAGTTTTTCGTCAACGGCCAGAAGTTTCTGCAGTACGTGGAGGAACAGTGGGAGCTGCACCggatagagaaagagaaggagaaacaaGAGAGG CATCTGAAGAAGAGCAAACAGACGGAGGAGGACATGCTGTACGGAACCGCAGTACGGACCCCCACCAAACGCAGACTCGTCACCGCTACTACCCCCAATAAATCACGGAAG TTTAACGCCACGTCCAGCATTTCCAGCGCCACGCCCAACAGCACCAGTCGCTCGGTCTTTGGTGGAACCGTCTGTCGCTCCCCTGTGCCCCGCCCACCTCTCTCAGCAAACAAG GGTCCAGCTGCACGGATGCCAGCTTGTGGCGGGAAACCCCCCAACCCACGCCTGCAAGGCTGCAACAAGGAGAACGAGGCCCAGCTGAAGGGGAGCCCTCTGAGTG CGAGACCTGTCCAAGGCCTCTGA
- the prc1b gene encoding protein regulator of cytokinesis 1b isoform X1 — MRRSEVLAAEAVSCLNKALCHLKDIWEEIGIPEDQRLQRTNVVKNHIKSLLDMMINEEESLKKRLITSIQKCKAEMDTLYLELQLNVFEEETGITMLQQEKNIRTQVEALMKEKTRRMQQLKSLLEQDQDLCDILCSMPYGIAPDSVPTPEQLESLSQHIANQNAEKARRHAEFMDLKKQITVYMAELEHIPETSFEKDVVCEDEDHFCLSRDNITSLKLLVCQLEERKAENEAVCEAHREKIQRLWDRLQVPQEEREAFNDHMVSSRKSNLQALQAEVQRLEELKLLNIRHVTDAIRSEIAVFWEKCFFSGDLRQAFAPYFSEDFTEELLSLHDAEIQRLKQHYEHHKALFEGVQQWEDSWRLFLELEKKATDPTRFTNRGGNLLKEEKQRSELHKSLPKLEKKLKAQIDAWESEQDREFFVNGQKFLQYVEEQWELHRIEKEKEKQERHLKKSKQTEEDMLYGTAVRTPTKRRLVTATTPNKSRKFNATSSISSATPNSTSRSVFGGTVCRSPVPRPPLSANKGPAARMPACGGKPPNPRLQGCNKENEAQLKGSPLSGALLTPASPQRNFSIASVASTYSEFVRDLVNTESVQSSETCPRPLTPRSSTTS; from the exons ATGAGAAGGAG CGAGGTGCTCGCAGCAGAGGCTGTGTCCTGCCTGAATAAGGCGCTGTGCCACCTGAAGGACATCTGGGAGGAAATCGGTATCCCCGAGGACCAGAGACTGCAGAGAACTAATGTTGTCAAGAACCACATTAAG AGCTTACTAGATATGATGATCAATGAAGAGGAATCACTGAAAAAGAGGCTCATAACCAGCATTCAAAAATGCAAGGCAGAAATGGATACCCTCTACCTGGAACTTCAGCTGAACGTGTTTGAG GAGGAGACTGGCATCACCATGCTCCAGCAGGAGAAGAACATCCGCACACAGGTGGAGGCTCTGATGAAGGAGAAGACTCGGCGGATGCAGCAGCTGAAGTCCCTGCTGGAGCAGGACCAGGACCTGTGTGACATCCTGTGCTCCATGCCGTACGGCATCGCTCCAGACTCTGTTCCCACACCGGAGCAGCTGGAGAGCCTCAGCCAGCACATCGCCAACCAGAACGCAGAGAAG GCCCGGCGACATGCTGAGTTCATGGACCTCAAAAAGCAGATCACCGTGTACATGGCGGAGCTGGAGCACATCCCCGAGACCAGCTTCGAGAAGGACGTCGTCTGTGAGGACGAGGACCATTTCTGCCTTTCAAGAGACAATATCACGTCACTCAAACTGCTTGTTTGTCAG CTGGAGGAACGCAAGGCGGAGAACGAGGCGGTGTGTGAGGCTCACCGAGAGAAGATCCAGCGGTTGTGGGACAGACTGCAGGTTCcccaggaagagagggaggccTTCAACGACCACATGGTCTCATCCAGGAAGAGCAACCTGCAAGCG TTACAAGCAGAAGTTCAGCGTCTAGAGGAGCTCAAACTGCTGAACATCCGCCACGTCACCGACGCCATCCGCTCCGAGATCGCCGTGTTTTGGGAGAAATGCTTCTTCAGCGGTGACCTGCGGCAGGCCTTCGCTCCATATTTTAGCG agGATTTTACCGAAGAGCTGTTGAGTCTGCATGATGCGGAGATCCAGCGCTTGAAGCAGCATTACGAGCATCACAAAGCGCTTTTTGAAGGCGTTCAGCAGTGGGAGGACAGCTGGAGACTCTTCCTCGAGCTAGAG AAAAAAGCCACAGATCCGACACGATTCACCAACAGAGGAGGGAATCTTCTGAAAGAGGAGAAACAGAGGTCTGAGCTGCATAAAAGCCTGCCTAAG ctggaaaagaaattaaaagCCCAGATTGACGCGTGGGAGAGTGAACAGGATCGAGAGTTTTTCGTCAACGGCCAGAAGTTTCTGCAGTACGTGGAGGAACAGTGGGAGCTGCACCggatagagaaagagaaggagaaacaaGAGAGG CATCTGAAGAAGAGCAAACAGACGGAGGAGGACATGCTGTACGGAACCGCAGTACGGACCCCCACCAAACGCAGACTCGTCACCGCTACTACCCCCAATAAATCACGGAAG TTTAACGCCACGTCCAGCATTTCCAGCGCCACGCCCAACAGCACCAGTCGCTCGGTCTTTGGTGGAACCGTCTGTCGCTCCCCTGTGCCCCGCCCACCTCTCTCAGCAAACAAG GGTCCAGCTGCACGGATGCCAGCTTGTGGCGGGAAACCCCCCAACCCACGCCTGCAAGGCTGCAACAAGGAGAACGAGGCCCAGCTGAAGGGGAGCCCTCTGAGTGGTGCGTTGCTGACCCCCGCTAGTCCACAGCGTAACTTCAGCATAGCCTCTGTTGCCAGCACATATTCAGAGTTTGTG aggGACTTGGTCAACACTGAATCGGTTCAATCAAG CGAGACCTGTCCAAGGCCTCTGACGCCAAGATCCAGCACAACATCCTGA
- the prc1b gene encoding protein regulator of cytokinesis 1b isoform X2 has product MRRSEVLAAEAVSCLNKALCHLKDIWEEIGIPEDQRLQRTNVVKNHIKSLLDMMINEEESLKKRLITSIQKCKAEMDTLYLELQLNVFEEETGITMLQQEKNIRTQVEALMKEKTRRMQQLKSLLEQDQDLCDILCSMPYGIAPDSVPTPEQLESLSQHIANQNAEKARRHAEFMDLKKQITVYMAELEHIPETSFEKDVVCEDEDHFCLSRDNITSLKLLVCQLEERKAENEAVCEAHREKIQRLWDRLQVPQEEREAFNDHMVSSRKSNLQALQAEVQRLEELKLLNIRHVTDAIRSEIAVFWEKCFFSGDLRQAFAPYFSEDFTEELLSLHDAEIQRLKQHYEHHKALFEGVQQWEDSWRLFLELEKKATDPTRFTNRGGNLLKEEKQRSELHKSLPKLEKKLKAQIDAWESEQDREFFVNGQKFLQYVEEQWELHRIEKEKEKQERHLKKSKQTEEDMLYGTAVRTPTKRRLVTATTPNKSRKFNATSSISSATPNSTSRSVFGGTVCRSPVPRPPLSANKGPAARMPACGGKPPNPRLQGCNKENEAQLKGSPLSGALLTPASPQRNFSIASVASTYSEFVRDLSKASDAKIQHNILNSTTSTNL; this is encoded by the exons ATGAGAAGGAG CGAGGTGCTCGCAGCAGAGGCTGTGTCCTGCCTGAATAAGGCGCTGTGCCACCTGAAGGACATCTGGGAGGAAATCGGTATCCCCGAGGACCAGAGACTGCAGAGAACTAATGTTGTCAAGAACCACATTAAG AGCTTACTAGATATGATGATCAATGAAGAGGAATCACTGAAAAAGAGGCTCATAACCAGCATTCAAAAATGCAAGGCAGAAATGGATACCCTCTACCTGGAACTTCAGCTGAACGTGTTTGAG GAGGAGACTGGCATCACCATGCTCCAGCAGGAGAAGAACATCCGCACACAGGTGGAGGCTCTGATGAAGGAGAAGACTCGGCGGATGCAGCAGCTGAAGTCCCTGCTGGAGCAGGACCAGGACCTGTGTGACATCCTGTGCTCCATGCCGTACGGCATCGCTCCAGACTCTGTTCCCACACCGGAGCAGCTGGAGAGCCTCAGCCAGCACATCGCCAACCAGAACGCAGAGAAG GCCCGGCGACATGCTGAGTTCATGGACCTCAAAAAGCAGATCACCGTGTACATGGCGGAGCTGGAGCACATCCCCGAGACCAGCTTCGAGAAGGACGTCGTCTGTGAGGACGAGGACCATTTCTGCCTTTCAAGAGACAATATCACGTCACTCAAACTGCTTGTTTGTCAG CTGGAGGAACGCAAGGCGGAGAACGAGGCGGTGTGTGAGGCTCACCGAGAGAAGATCCAGCGGTTGTGGGACAGACTGCAGGTTCcccaggaagagagggaggccTTCAACGACCACATGGTCTCATCCAGGAAGAGCAACCTGCAAGCG TTACAAGCAGAAGTTCAGCGTCTAGAGGAGCTCAAACTGCTGAACATCCGCCACGTCACCGACGCCATCCGCTCCGAGATCGCCGTGTTTTGGGAGAAATGCTTCTTCAGCGGTGACCTGCGGCAGGCCTTCGCTCCATATTTTAGCG agGATTTTACCGAAGAGCTGTTGAGTCTGCATGATGCGGAGATCCAGCGCTTGAAGCAGCATTACGAGCATCACAAAGCGCTTTTTGAAGGCGTTCAGCAGTGGGAGGACAGCTGGAGACTCTTCCTCGAGCTAGAG AAAAAAGCCACAGATCCGACACGATTCACCAACAGAGGAGGGAATCTTCTGAAAGAGGAGAAACAGAGGTCTGAGCTGCATAAAAGCCTGCCTAAG ctggaaaagaaattaaaagCCCAGATTGACGCGTGGGAGAGTGAACAGGATCGAGAGTTTTTCGTCAACGGCCAGAAGTTTCTGCAGTACGTGGAGGAACAGTGGGAGCTGCACCggatagagaaagagaaggagaaacaaGAGAGG CATCTGAAGAAGAGCAAACAGACGGAGGAGGACATGCTGTACGGAACCGCAGTACGGACCCCCACCAAACGCAGACTCGTCACCGCTACTACCCCCAATAAATCACGGAAG TTTAACGCCACGTCCAGCATTTCCAGCGCCACGCCCAACAGCACCAGTCGCTCGGTCTTTGGTGGAACCGTCTGTCGCTCCCCTGTGCCCCGCCCACCTCTCTCAGCAAACAAG GGTCCAGCTGCACGGATGCCAGCTTGTGGCGGGAAACCCCCCAACCCACGCCTGCAAGGCTGCAACAAGGAGAACGAGGCCCAGCTGAAGGGGAGCCCTCTGAGTGGTGCGTTGCTGACCCCCGCTAGTCCACAGCGTAACTTCAGCATAGCCTCTGTTGCCAGCACATATTCAGAGTTTGTG CGAGACCTGTCCAAGGCCTCTGACGCCAAGATCCAGCACAACATCCTGAACTCCACCACCAGCACCAACCTTTGA